In a single window of the Nocardiopsis composta genome:
- a CDS encoding SIR2 family NAD-dependent protein deacylase: MPLQAGLAEAEALIGGAGRVGVLTGAGISTDSGIPDFRGPQGVWTRDPGAAALFDYDTYMGDADVRRRVWRMRRANPAWTAEPNAAHRALAELDRSGRLLGLVTQNIDGLHQAGGVAAERVIEVHGTIHEVECTSCGRRTPTPEVLARLDEESDPHCPVCGGIQKTATISFGQMLDPAVLEAAAATAAGADLFLAIGTSLTVHPAAGLCDVALEHGAPLVVVNAEDTPYDDLAAAVLREPIAEAVPALVRAALGAD, encoded by the coding sequence ATGCCGCTTCAGGCGGGGCTCGCGGAGGCGGAGGCGCTGATCGGCGGCGCCGGGCGGGTGGGCGTGCTGACCGGGGCGGGGATCTCCACCGATTCCGGCATCCCCGATTTCCGCGGCCCGCAGGGGGTGTGGACCCGGGACCCCGGGGCGGCGGCGCTCTTCGACTACGACACCTACATGGGCGACGCCGACGTGCGGCGGCGGGTGTGGCGGATGCGGCGCGCCAACCCGGCCTGGACCGCCGAGCCCAACGCCGCGCACCGGGCGCTGGCCGAACTGGACCGCTCCGGGCGGCTGCTCGGCCTGGTCACCCAGAACATCGATGGCCTGCACCAGGCCGGCGGCGTCGCCGCGGAGCGCGTCATCGAGGTGCACGGCACCATCCACGAGGTGGAGTGCACCTCCTGCGGCCGGCGCACGCCCACCCCGGAGGTGCTGGCCCGGCTGGACGAGGAGTCCGACCCGCACTGCCCGGTGTGCGGCGGCATCCAGAAGACCGCGACGATCTCCTTCGGGCAGATGCTCGACCCGGCGGTGCTGGAGGCGGCGGCCGCCACCGCCGCGGGCGCCGACCTGTTCCTGGCGATCGGCACCTCGCTGACCGTCCACCCGGCCGCCGGGCTGTGCGACGTCGCCCTGGAGCACGGCGCGCCGCTGGTCGTGGTCAACGCCGAGGACACCCCCTACGACGACCTCGCCGCCGCGGTGCTGCGCGAGCCCATCGCCGAGGCGGTGCCGGCCCTGGTCCGCGCGGCCCTCGGGGCGGACTGA